The genomic interval CGCCGTTGACGCCGGTGTGCGGGCTGCCGCTGGTGCCGGTCGTCGTGCCCGTGTGCGGCCCTGTCTGCGGTCCCGTCTGCGTCGTGTTCATGATCGTCATCCCCTCCCGAGCATCCCCCCGGAGGTCACAGACTGCCAAATGGCGTGGCTGGTGCGGAAGCTGGGGCGGTGCGACACGCCCGTGTTCGGTAACTCCGTCACGGTGGGGTGACGGCTGGTCACGGAAGCGGACAGGGCCTGGCCGGTGCCCGGTGACCGGTGTCGTCGTACCGCATAGGCTGTCGGCACCGCGATCCAAGTGGTCGCCGCGATGCGCGCGGTTGACGCGTGGAGACGGACGAGACAGTCGATACGGCGCGTGGTGGCCCTGCTTTGCCCAAGGGGTCGCCGCGGGTCGTACCAGAGCGCCGCAGGGGGCTTTCGCCATGACGACAGGTCGGCTCGGGCAACAAGCCGCGCCGCCGAACGCGGCCTATGCCGGGCAGGTCGTGCATTTCCCGGATCCGGTCCGGGCCGCGCGTCATCCCAGAGGGGTACGGGTGGACGAGCGTGGCTACCCCGACTTCTCGCCCTACGCGCGTGCCGCCGCGGAGATCGCCGAGCCGCCGGAGGGTTTCGGGGTCGACGAACTGCGGCTGACGGACTACGTGTCCGCGAACGCGGCGCTCGCGGCGACCGGTCACGAGCTGTGGGACACGGTGCCGGCGGTGGCGACCCCGCACGGCTGGACCTGGCACCACGTGGCGGCCTCGCGGCGCCTGGAACTGATCCCGGTCGAGGTGAAGGCCCTGCTGCGGCACCACGGCGGGATCGCGACGACACGTGTCGACCAGAGCAAGCGCGGGACGCGGCCGTTGCAGGAGACGCGTCCGGCGCACTTCGGGCTGCCGAAGTCGTCGGTGGCGGTGACGGAGTCGCAGGTGCAGGGGGTCGAGGAGGATCTCGGGTACCGGCTGCCGGGCGCGTACCGGTCCTTCCTGAAGGCGGCGGGCGGCTCGGCACCGGTGGGGGCCGCGCTGGACGCGGAGTTGGGACTCCTCGTCGACCAGCCGTTCTTCACGGTGCGTGACGAGGCGGCGGTCAACGACCTCGTGTACGTCAACAAGTGCCTGCGCGACCATCTGACGAAGGACTACCTCGGTGTGGGCTTCGTCCAGGGCGGTCTGCTGGCCGTGAAGGTGAAGGGCGAGGGCATCGGTTCGGTCTGGTTCTGCGCCTACGACGACGCACGCGACGTCGACCCTGCGATGCCGCCCGCCGAGCGCGTGGAGCGGCTGTTGCTGCCCTGCGGTGCGGACTTCGACGTGTTCCTGTCCCGACTGGCCGGTAATCCGCCGGAGTTGGAGACGGTGGCGAACCTGATGGTGGACGGCGGGTTCGCCCGTTCCGTTCCCGTGTCTTCTTCCGTGTCGGGGGAGTGAGCTTCAGCGATGGTGACGTTCGCGCAGGCGCAGGAGCGCGCGGAAGAGTGGATCAACGGGGATGTGCCGTCGTACCAGCATCGTGAGGTGCGGGTGCGGGAGTTCGACCTCGGGTTCGTGGTGTGGGCCGAGGACCGTGCGGAGGGGCCGCGTTCGGACGGGGGCGCGCAGCGGCTGGTGATCGCCCGGGACAGCGGGGAGGCCACGCTGTGGCCCTCGTTGCCGGTGGGCGAGGTCATTCGCCGGTACGAGGAGGAGTACGGGCGGGAGGACGGGGCCGGGGACGCGGGAGCGGCAGCGGGCGGTGCGGCCGCGTCCCGGGTCGATCTGAACCAGACGTCGTTCCTTCTGACACCGCCGGAGTGGTTGCAGGACGCGGCGGACAAGTTGGGGATCGCCGGGGCGGGTGCCGCGCCTGGCGTGCCCGCGAGGCCGTGGACCGGGACCGACACCAACGGGGGTGAGGACCTTTCCGTGGCGTTGCCGGACACGGTGTTCTCGGCGCCGGTGAACGACGGGGACGGCGCGGGGGAGGCGGCGGGGGTTTCGTCGGCATCGTCGGCCTCGGAGATCGTGGAGGTGTCGGAGGCCTCG from Streptomyces sp. CC0208 carries:
- a CDS encoding SMI1/KNR4 family protein: MTTGRLGQQAAPPNAAYAGQVVHFPDPVRAARHPRGVRVDERGYPDFSPYARAAAEIAEPPEGFGVDELRLTDYVSANAALAATGHELWDTVPAVATPHGWTWHHVAASRRLELIPVEVKALLRHHGGIATTRVDQSKRGTRPLQETRPAHFGLPKSSVAVTESQVQGVEEDLGYRLPGAYRSFLKAAGGSAPVGAALDAELGLLVDQPFFTVRDEAAVNDLVYVNKCLRDHLTKDYLGVGFVQGGLLAVKVKGEGIGSVWFCAYDDARDVDPAMPPAERVERLLLPCGADFDVFLSRLAGNPPELETVANLMVDGGFARSVPVSSSVSGE